CGTCAGCAACAGGACAGGGAGCAGGTCCGTGTGCTGCTGGAGAAGGTAACAGGTTTGACTAGAGATcacttgtatttttatgtttattgtttatggTCACATATTTAGTCAGTTTGAATTTTCTGTTTAACAGGGGAgatgatattttaattttgtcaagcactttttaacattttctggatgtaaaattcatttttattgcatGCTGCCTGTGTTTGGGCTCTTTGttgtaattgttttgtctgGGAAGGTTGCTGAGCTGTGCATGCTGTAGTGTTTCCTGGCAACGCCCAGTTTCACACTCATGAAATCACACCCAGCTGTAGTCAGGACTGGTTTCTGTATTTCTGATCAGGGATAAAGTTGGATTAAACTGTAACCATAGTTTACACGGGGTGCATTTCCTATATGAAAGTcattactgtttatttatttgtgtaacaGGTGGACAGTATGGTGCAGAAACACGGGGTATTCTACATGAAAACAGCCCAGGAGAGAGACCTGGACAAacgagtgaaagaaagaaaacaagaactGATGGAAAGTTTTAGAGCtcaaaaggaagagaaaagagagtcAACCCTCCAAcgaaatacagaaaaacagaggagTGTTGAAAGAGAGGAGCAGCACAGCATTGCcttggagaagaggagaaatgaagAAAGGGATGAGATGGAGGGAAAAGTGGGAGCGAGCCAAGTGTCTAATGGGCTTCATTCAACTCCAGCACCAGAGTCACGGTCATATTCACAGCCGCATGAGGACAGTCAGATGAAAAAGACCCCCAGTTTCAGACTAAATGCAGGTAAAGGCCAATAAAACTGTGTTCTATTCACCATGTCATgtaaaggaagaagaaaagtagGACTCATAGTGACTGTTTTTCCTCTGCAGATGGAGCTATACTCTCACAAATGTCTGAGAGTAAAGCAGCGCCGAAAATAGTCACTACATGTAAGTCGCTGTCACTTAACAGTCTACTCTGTAGATGTTTGATGTTTATGAATAATTGTCATTTCTAACATTTCCACCCTAATATCTTGATTTCCCTTTTCAGTTCACCACAGAATCAACAGCTTTGAAGAGGAATCTCCAGAGGCTTCTCCCACCTCTTCACCTCATTCAcctgtcttctcctcttcctcctccatgcCAACCTTTGCTTCCTCTCCCTCCACATCCTCATCCTCTTCAGAGCTGCGTCTAGTGTTGCTCGGGCGATCTGGAGCAGGAAAGAGCATAGCTGGCAACAGCATACTGGGTCGGGAGGAATTTGAGTCACACCCGGACAGCCTCATAGCCGTCACTCAGGAGTGTGAGAAAAAGAAGGCACTTGTTGCAGGCAGGaaggtttgtgttttaaaacttACTGAGGTTGAATTTTCCTGTCTCTAATCTACTATTTGCCATTTCCAGAAATCCCAAAACCTGGCAGATTTCCTATAACTCTCTGTATATTGCTTCAtctctcttctttccctcctgCAGGTGGCAGTGGTAGATACCCCGGACTGGTTCAACTCAGAGCGCGCTCCAGATGAGGTACGAGCTCAGATCTCCTCCTGCATTGCGTTGTCCAGTCCCGGACCCCACGCTTTCCTTCTGTGTGTCCCCTTAGACCAGCCTGCCAAGAATGAGCTGCAGGCTCTCAGGGCTCTTGAGGTTGTTTTTGGCCCAGAAGCAGTCCAGAGACACACTCTGGTCCTCTTTACTTACCTAGATCAACTGAGGGAGAGCGGGAAGGCGGGGAATGACAGCGTGGAGGCATACATTGCTGCTCAGCGTAAGGATTTGTTGAGGCTCGTGGAGAAATGCGGGGACAGGTTTCATGTGATagagacaggaggaggtgggagggagagggagaatgTGGCAGAGCTGCTAGAAAAGGTGGAGCAGACGGTGAGGGAGGCTGGTGGACAGTGTTATTCTTGTCCTGCTTTTCAAGAAGCTGAGAACAGAGTGAGGCAGAGACAGGTAGAGATAAcaagggagaggaggaaaaaccTAGAAGAAGAAAGACGAGAAGTTAGACAGCTGAGCACTGAACAGAGGACACTCTATCCCTACATGCAGCCTGTGGCTGAAGCagaagaggaagtgagagaAGATGAGATTGAGAAAGCAAGGGATGAGGCAGAGATGAGTGTAAGCACCATGAATATCGAGAGCCTTCCTCCTATCACGCTTTCCAGCATGTCCCCTTCACTTCTCCATTCCATGATGGAGAAAATGGAGTCTACTGCAAAGATGATGCCCAAACTGATGGCGGATAGCTCTGTGTGGGTCGGTGAGGGAgcaaagaaagtgaaaaatagTCCGGTGTGGGGAGCGGTCGGCAGTGGAGCACAAAATATCCAGAAGATGGTGGTTGATAGTTCTATGTGGGAGAAGGTGGGAGCTAGAGCTGGACATGTCTCCAAACTAGTAGGAGATAGAGTTCCCAAGGTGGTGGTGGATGGTTCTGCATGGATTGGATCCGGAGcaaaggcagcagcagcaagtcCCATGTGGCAAAAAGTCGGTTCAGGGGCCAAATCTGGGGCTGTACTGCTAGCAGACAGTTCAATGCGTCTCGGAGCTGGAATTGGTACGGGTGCAAAGACGGTGGCACAGAGTCCCGTGTGGGGGAAGGTGGGCTCCGGGGCCAAAGCCGGAGCCAAGATGGTTGCTGAGAGCTCAGTGTGGGAGAAACTTGGGACGACTGCTAAAAAAGTGCCCAAAGTAGTCATAGGGGGTGCGTTGCTGGGTTTGGTGCTGGGTGTGTTTTTGGGGGGTGTGATTGGCGGGGCTGTGGGGGCAGCTGCTGGATCTGCAGTAACTGAAGTAGGCAGACGTAGattcagcaagaaaaacacatcagaaaccacaGATGAAGCTGCAAAAAATGTGGGAAGAACAGTGAACGACAACATGGACTCCATGATAAAACAAGGAGAGAAAGTATTGAAAACAGAATGAACGACTGAATGGatcatgtaaataaaatgtgtaacaCGTGTAAAAACATCAACTACCGTCAGGATATGTAAAACAGGCAAaagattttcacttttattttggCATCTTGGTGATTTTGAAATGCACATATTCTGTATCCACTTGTcctttttgtcttcatttctttcttcaCAAATAGAGACACAATCAGACTCTGTCAAACTGgatttactgtcatataaacAAATGTCTTAATGATTCCCAACTTCAATATCACCCCATCCTTAAACACAGCATGCAAAATAGAGAAACAGCAGTTATCAACTGTACAACAGGCTGGAAATTGACTCAAAGTTTGTAAGaaaataatgtcattttaatattgCAGCCAATGGTTtttgttcat
The DNA window shown above is from Thunnus maccoyii chromosome 2, fThuMac1.1, whole genome shotgun sequence and carries:
- the LOC121881361 gene encoding GTPase IMAP family member 8-like; its protein translation is MNEHYHGSLPPELRLILVGNIGCGKTSSGDTILSQLNPASPGDARSCQLRQGFSEGRKVTLVEAPRWYWSGGKMEDSVRKETERAMTLVAPGPHAILLLVPVYQFTEMEAWVPAELEEVFGAEVLDHTMVLLTCGDYLMGRTVEEYLQKEHPGLRQIIERCGGRYDVINNRQQQDREQVRVLLEKVDSMVQKHGVFYMKTAQERDLDKRVKERKQELMESFRAQKEEKRESTLQRNTEKQRSVEREEQHSIALEKRRNEERDEMEGKVGASQVSNGLHSTPAPESRSYSQPHEDSQMKKTPSFRLNADGAILSQMSESKAAPKIVTTFHHRINSFEEESPEASPTSSPHSPVFSSSSSMPTFASSPSTSSSSSELRLVLLGRSGAGKSIAGNSILGREEFESHPDSLIAVTQECEKKKALVAGRKVAVVDTPDWFNSERAPDEVRAQISSCIALSSPGPHAFLLCVPLDQPAKNELQALRALEVVFGPEAVQRHTLVLFTYLDQLRESGKAGNDSVEAYIAAQRKDLLRLVEKCGDRFHVIETGGGGRERENVAELLEKVEQTVREAGGQCYSCPAFQEAENRVRQRQVEITRERRKNLEEERREVRQLSTEQRTLYPYMQPVAEAEEEVREDEIEKARDEAEMSVSTMNIESLPPITLSSMSPSLLHSMMEKMESTAKMMPKLMADSSVWVGEGAKKVKNSPVWGAVGSGAQNIQKMVVDSSMWEKVGARAGHVSKLVGDRVPKVVVDGSAWIGSGAKAAAASPMWQKVGSGAKSGAVLLADSSMRLGAGIGTGAKTVAQSPVWGKVGSGAKAGAKMVAESSVWEKLGTTAKKVPKVVIGGALLGLVLGVFLGGVIGGAVGAAAGSAVTEVGRRRFSKKNTSETTDEAAKNVGRTVNDNMDSMIKQGEKVLKTE